The following are encoded in a window of Kogia breviceps isolate mKogBre1 chromosome 10, mKogBre1 haplotype 1, whole genome shotgun sequence genomic DNA:
- the XIRP1 gene encoding xin actin-binding repeat-containing protein 1 isoform X2, producing MADAQTQVAPTPSIPVAATEELPLPPPPALEDLPLLPPKESFSKFHQQRQASELRRLYKHIHPELRKNLAEAVAEDLAEILDSEEPTECDVQCMRWIFENWRLDAIGDHERPPAKESVPGGNVQATSRKFEEGSFANSTDQEPAGPRPSGGDVRAARWLFETKPLDELTGHAEAPAATVRKPAASGDVQGTRMLFETRPLDRLGSRPSIQEQSPLELRSEIQELKGDVKKTVKLFQTEPLCAIQDAEGAIHEVKAACREEIQSNAVRSARWLFETQPLDAINRDPSQVRVIRGISLEEAARPDVSTTRWIFETQPLDAIREILVDEKDFQPSPDLIPPGPDVQQQRHLFETRALDTLKGEEEAGAEAPPKEEVVPGDVRSTLWLFEMQPLDTLRDKVQVGHLQRVGPQEGERFIYERLSSDGSSALSISQSAPQRDGVKGDVKTFKNLFETLPLDSIRQGEASAHGSISRAEGTDSARQSQDIGSPVYAMQDGKGHLHALTSVSREHVVGGDVQGYRWMFETQPLDQLGQNPSTIDVVRGITRQEVVAGDVGTARWLFETQPLEVIHQREQQERQEEEEKPQGGPQLEASPKGDVHTIRWLFETCPMSELGEKQGSEVTDPTPKAKARSCTWMFMPQPPDRPESFREQHLEVSQIQAGERQTDRHVFETEPLQASGHPCRRGPVRYCSRVDIPSGQVSRQKEVFQALEAGKRENQGSRVIPEPIPAGSVHKFTWLFENCPMGSLAAESIQGGNLQEEQPMGPSGNRVWERQQTAAEGTLRTLHATPGILHHGGIVMESRGPGELCLAKYVLPGPGQGGPQVRKEELVSGELPRIFRQVLRRPDVDQQGLLVQEDPVGQLRLKPLKLPAPGSSWKVEDMDPEFQQLLACGLGTSVARTGLVMQETGQGLVALTAYSLQPRLTSRAPERSSVQLLASCIDKGDLSGLHSLRWEPPADSSPVPASEGAQRLPLTESIIHVPPLDPSMGMGHLRAPGATPCPPQTIGKAVPLAGEEKQESRCTGQKGMEALGKSDGATTMPLGPRSPNLQAATQSLRMATAKAQSPHQQVLSKHKQGPTPGAASMPSQDSLLQVPATATGTAQSNTRPLAGCDPRIPAAPKKLL from the exons ATGGCCGACGCTCAGACGCAGGTGGCCCCCACCCCAAGCATCCCAGTGGCAGCTACAGAGGaactgcccctccctccaccacctgcTCTGGAGGATCTGCCGCTGCTGCCACCCAAGGAGTCCTTCTCCAAGTTCCACCAGCAGCGGCAAGCCAGCGAGCTCCGCCGCCTCTACAAGCACATCCACCCCGAGCTCCGCAAGAATCTGGCTGAGGCTGTGGCTGAAGACTTGGCTGAGATCCTGGATTCTGAAGAGCCCACTGAGTGTGATGTCCAGTGCATGCGCTGGATCTTTGAGAACTGGCGGCTGGACGCCATTGGGGACCATGAGAGGCCACCTGCCAAGGAGTCCGTGCCCGGCGGCAATGTCCAGGCCACCTCCCGCAAGTTTGAGGAAGGCTCCTTTGCCAACAGCACAGACCAGGAGCCAGCCGGACCTCGGCCATCTGGAGGGGACGTCCGTGCAGCCCGCTGGCTGTTTGAGACGAAGCCACTGGATGAGCTGACAGGCCATGCTGAGGCACCGGCAGCTACAGTGAGGAAGCCTGCAGCCAGTGGAGATGTCCAGGGTACCAGGATGCTCTTTGAGACACGGCCACTGGACCGCCTGGGCTCCCGCCCCTCCATCCAGGAGCAGAGCCCCTTGGAGCTGCGCTCAGAGATCCAGGAGCTGAAGGGCGATGTGAAGAAGACGGTGAAGCTGTTCCAAACAGAGCCGCTGTGTGCCATCCAGGATGCAGAGGGAGCTATCCACGAGGTCAAGGCTGCCTGCCGGGAGGAGATCCAAAGCAACGCAGTGAGGTCTGCCCGTTGGCTCTTCGAAACGCAGCCTCTGGACGCCATCAACCGGGACCCCAGCCAGGTGCGGGTGATCCGGGGGATCTCTCTGGAGGAGGCAGCCAGGCCCGATGTCAGCACAACTCGCTGGATCTTTGAGACACAGCCCCTGGATGCCATCCGGGAGATCTTGGTGGACGAGAAGGACTTCCAGCCATCCCCAGATCTTATCCCTCCTGGTCCAGACGTTCAGCAGCAGCGGCATTTGTTTGAGACCCGAGCACTAGACACTCTAaagggggaagaggaggctggAGCAGAGGCGCCACCCAAAGAGGAAGTGGTCCCCGGTGATGTCCGCTCCACCCTGTGGCTATTTGAGATGCAGCCCCTGGATACTCTCAGAGACAAGGTCCAAGTGGGTCACCTGCAGCGGGTGGGACCCCAGGAGGGTGAGAGGTTCATATACGAGCGTCTATCCAGTGATGGTTCCTCAGCACTGTCCATCTCTCAGAGTGCCCCCCAGAGGGATGGGGTGAAGGGAGACGTGAAGACCTTCAAGAACCTTTTTGAGACCCTACCCCTGGACAGCATCAGGCAGGGTGAAGCTTCGGCCCATGGGAGCATAAGCAGAGCAGAAGGAACTGATTCTGCCAGGCAGTCCCAGGACATAGGGTCCCCGGTGTACGCCATGCAGGATGGCAAAGGCCACCTCCATGCCCTGACCTCTGTCAGCAGAGAGCATGTAGTCGGAGGTGATGTACAGGGTTACAGGTGGATGTTTGAGACACAGCCCCTAGACCAACTAGGCCAAAACCCCAGTACCATCGACGTGGTGCGGGGCATCACCCGGCAGGAAGTGGTGGCTGGAGACGTGGGCACTGCCCGGTGGCTCTTTGAGACCCAGCCCCTGGAGGTAATCCACCAACGGGAGCAGCAGGAACgacaggaagaagaagaaaagcctcAGGGAGGCCCTCAGCTTGAAGCATCCCCCAAGGGCGATGTGCACACCATCCGCTGGTTGTTCGAGACATGCCCAATGAGTGAGTTGGGCGAGAAGCAGGGGTCAGAGGTCACAGATCCCACACCCAAGGCCAAGGCACGGTCCTGCACCTGGATGTTCATGCCCCAACCCCCAGACAGACCAGAAAGCTTCAGGGAGCAGCACCTTGAGGTCAGCCAGATCCAGGCtggggaaagacagacagacagacacgtCTTTGAGACTGAGCCTCTGCAGGCCTCAGGCCATCCCTGCAGAAGAGGGCCTGTACGATACTGCAGCAGAGTGGACATCCCCTCAGGGCAGGTGTCTCGTCAGAAGGAGGTTTTCCAGGCCCTGGAGGCAGGCAAGAGGGAAAACCAGGGATCCAGGGTAATCCCTGAGCCCATCCCAGCAGGCTCTGTGCACAAGTTCACCTGGCTCTTTGAGAATTGCCCCATGGGCTCCCTGGCAGCTGAAAGCATCCAAGGGGGCAACCTCCAGGAAGAGCAGCCCATGGGCCCCTCAGGCAATAGGGTGTGGGAGAGGCAACAGACTGCAGCTGAGGGGACCCTGCGGACTCTGCATGCCACACCTGGCATCCTGCACCACGGAGGCATCGTCATGGAGTCCCGAGGGCCAGGGGAGCTCTGCCTTGCCAAGTACGTGCtcccaggcccagggcagggcgGCCCCCAGGTTCGGAAGGAGGAGCTGGTGTCTGGTGAGCTTCCCAGGATCTTCCGCCAAGTGCTGCGCCGGCCAGACGTGGACCAGCAGGGGCTGCTGGTGCAGGAGGATCCAGTGGGCCAGCTTCGCCTCAAGCCACTGAAGCTGCCAGCACCAGGCAGCAGCTGGAAGGTCGAAGACATGGACCCTGAGTTCCAGCAGCTGCTGGCTTGTGGCCTCGGGACCTCGGTGGCAAGGACTGGGCTAGTGATGCAGGAGACAGGGCAGGGCCTAGTGGCATTGACCGCCTACTCTCTGCAGCCCCGGCTAACCAGCAGGGCCCCCGAGAGGAGCAGTGTGCAGCTGCTGGCCAGCTGCATAGACAAAGGAGACCTGAGTGGCCTGCACAGTCTGCGGTGGGAGCCACCGGCTGACTCAAGTCCAGTGCCAGCCAGCGAGGGGGCCCAGAGGCTGCCCCTGACTGAGAGCATCATCCATGTTCCCCCACTGGACCCCAGCATGGGGATGGGGCATCTGAGAGCGCCGGgggccaccccctgccccccacagacCATTGGAAAGGCAGTCCCTCTGGCTGGGGAAGAAAAGCAGGAAAGCAGGTGCACTGGGCAGAAAGGGATGGAAGCTCTGGGAAAGTCAGATGGAGCCACGACTATGCCCCTGGGGCCCAGGTCCCCAAACCTCCAGGCTGCCACGCAGAGTCTGCGAATGGCAACAGCCAAAGCCCAAAGCCCGCACCAGCAAGTTCTGAGCAAGCACAAGCAGGGCCCCACCCCTGGAGCCGCCTCTATGCCCTCCCAGGATAGTCTTCTGCAAGTACCGGCCACAGCCACTGGGACTGCCCAGAGCAACACCAGGCCTCTGGCTGGATGTGACCCTAGGATCCCAGCAGCCCCCAAAAAG ctGCTGTGA